One segment of Bacteroides caecimuris DNA contains the following:
- a CDS encoding SusC/RagA family TonB-linked outer membrane protein, whose amino-acid sequence MRSKNLIACMLLLLFSITVWAQESAVITGVVTDENKEPLIGVNIAIQNMPGLGVITDINGQYKIKASAYDRLVFSYVGYETAVILVKEQRTINIKMKESSNTVIDEVVITGTGAQKKIAVTGAITNVDVDALKSVPSTSVVDGLAGVVPGVMAMQTSGRPGSVSEFWIRSISTFGANTAALVLVDGFERDIDEVSVEDIESFTVLKDASATAIYGSKGANGVVLINTKRGKEGKININAKVEGFYSTFTKAPEFVDGYTYASMANEARLTRNQEALYSPSELELFRTQLDPDRFPDVDWMDMVLRDGAWSSRATLNMRGGGKTARYFVSGSYQDQQGMYKTDKSLKDYNTNAHFRKWTYRMNVDIDITKTTLLKVGVSGSLRKQNDTGSGTDNLWTVLMGYNSIMMPAEYSDGKIPGWADKDDNMNPWVMTTQSGYNESWKNNIQTSLTLEQKLDFVTKGLRFVGRFGYDTYNSNWIKRYKSPAAYKADRYRQPDGTLNFTKIRDEKVMSQTSNSEGEKREFFEWELHYSRAFKTHHVGGVLKYTQASKIFTQNIGTDLKNGIPYRNQGIAGRFNYNWNYRYFIDFNFGYNGSENFHKDHRFGFFPAISGAWNLAEEPFMKKIAGKWLNMLKIRYSYGKTGNDAIYEGNKRVRFPYLYSIATDNNVYHFEDIGTGEKLWNGKYYSTVASPAISWEVATKQDLGIDFSFFNDKLTGEVDYFKERRDGIYMTRSYIPYEVGIGDASKANVGIVEAKGFDGHFAFKHNIGKVNFTLRGNITYSKNEVIEKDEENTIYEYKLAQGHRVNQARGLIALGLFKDYEEIRNSPKQTFGEVMPGDIKYKDVNGDGIIDSNDRVAIGATTRPNLVYGFGFSAKWKGLDFNAHFQGAGKSSFFVKGTTVFMFQGGDGWGNVLKEMAESNRWILGENEDPNAEFPRLTYGNNSNNYQESNYWLRDGSYLRLKTLDIGYTFPKAWVNKIHLNQVRVFFIGTNLLTFSPFKYWDPELGSSDGKKYPLNKTLSLGVSVNL is encoded by the coding sequence ATGAGGAGTAAAAATTTAATTGCATGTATGTTATTGCTGCTCTTTTCCATAACCGTTTGGGCGCAGGAAAGTGCAGTGATAACCGGAGTGGTGACCGATGAGAATAAGGAACCTTTGATTGGTGTGAATATTGCAATACAGAATATGCCAGGATTGGGTGTCATCACTGACATAAATGGTCAATACAAGATAAAAGCATCTGCTTATGACAGGCTTGTATTCTCGTATGTAGGGTATGAAACAGCGGTGATATTGGTAAAAGAACAACGAACCATCAATATAAAGATGAAAGAATCGTCAAATACGGTTATTGACGAAGTCGTAATTACAGGTACGGGAGCACAGAAGAAGATAGCGGTGACCGGTGCCATAACCAATGTGGATGTAGATGCATTGAAGTCAGTTCCTTCCACTTCTGTGGTGGATGGATTGGCAGGTGTTGTTCCGGGTGTAATGGCTATGCAAACTTCCGGACGACCAGGTAGTGTGTCCGAGTTCTGGATTCGTAGTATATCCACTTTTGGTGCTAATACGGCCGCATTGGTACTTGTAGACGGATTCGAACGTGACATTGATGAAGTGAGCGTGGAAGATATTGAATCATTTACAGTGTTGAAGGATGCTTCTGCAACGGCCATTTATGGAAGTAAAGGAGCTAATGGTGTAGTCTTGATTAATACAAAACGTGGTAAGGAAGGTAAAATCAATATTAACGCAAAGGTTGAAGGCTTCTATAGCACTTTCACGAAGGCCCCGGAATTTGTAGACGGCTACACATACGCTTCTATGGCTAATGAAGCTCGTTTGACAAGAAATCAAGAGGCTTTATACTCGCCATCAGAATTGGAACTGTTTCGTACACAACTTGACCCGGACCGTTTCCCGGATGTAGATTGGATGGATATGGTATTGCGTGACGGTGCTTGGAGTTCACGTGCTACATTGAATATGCGTGGTGGCGGTAAAACAGCGCGTTACTTTGTTTCCGGAAGTTATCAGGATCAACAAGGTATGTATAAGACCGACAAAAGCCTTAAGGATTATAATACAAACGCACATTTCAGAAAGTGGACGTACCGTATGAATGTGGATATTGATATTACGAAAACGACTTTGTTGAAGGTTGGTGTGTCCGGTTCTTTACGTAAACAGAATGATACTGGTAGTGGTACAGATAATTTGTGGACTGTATTGATGGGATATAATTCTATCATGATGCCAGCAGAATATTCGGATGGAAAAATCCCGGGATGGGCAGATAAGGATGATAATATGAATCCTTGGGTAATGACTACACAATCCGGATATAATGAAAGTTGGAAGAATAATATTCAAACCAGTCTTACGCTGGAACAGAAATTGGATTTTGTAACCAAAGGATTGCGTTTTGTAGGTAGATTCGGATATGATACGTATAACTCCAATTGGATTAAACGTTATAAATCTCCGGCTGCTTATAAGGCCGACCGTTATCGTCAGCCGGACGGAACATTGAATTTCACGAAAATCAGAGACGAGAAAGTGATGTCGCAAACTTCCAATTCGGAAGGAGAAAAGAGAGAGTTCTTTGAATGGGAACTGCACTATAGTCGTGCTTTCAAAACTCATCATGTTGGAGGTGTTTTGAAGTATACACAGGCTTCTAAGATTTTTACTCAAAATATAGGTACAGACTTGAAGAATGGTATTCCTTATCGTAATCAGGGAATAGCCGGACGTTTCAACTATAACTGGAATTATCGTTATTTTATTGATTTTAATTTTGGATACAACGGTTCGGAGAATTTCCACAAAGATCATCGTTTCGGATTCTTCCCAGCTATTTCCGGTGCATGGAATCTGGCTGAGGAACCTTTCATGAAAAAGATTGCCGGAAAGTGGCTGAATATGTTGAAAATCCGTTATTCTTATGGAAAGACTGGAAATGATGCTATATATGAAGGCAATAAAAGAGTACGTTTCCCCTATTTGTATTCGATAGCGACTGATAATAATGTTTACCATTTTGAGGATATAGGAACTGGAGAAAAATTGTGGAATGGAAAATATTACTCAACAGTGGCTTCTCCTGCCATTTCGTGGGAAGTTGCTACCAAACAAGATTTGGGTATTGACTTTTCTTTCTTTAATGACAAATTGACTGGTGAGGTTGACTACTTTAAAGAACGTCGTGATGGTATTTATATGACTCGTTCATATATCCCTTATGAAGTGGGAATTGGCGATGCATCAAAAGCAAATGTTGGTATTGTAGAGGCAAAAGGATTTGATGGTCATTTTGCATTCAAACATAATATTGGTAAAGTGAATTTTACTTTACGTGGTAATATTACTTACAGCAAGAATGAAGTGATAGAAAAAGATGAAGAAAATACGATTTACGAATATAAGTTGGCGCAAGGACATCGTGTTAATCAGGCAAGAGGACTTATTGCTTTAGGGTTGTTTAAAGACTATGAAGAAATTAGAAATAGTCCGAAGCAAACCTTTGGTGAGGTGATGCCCGGTGATATCAAATATAAAGATGTTAATGGTGATGGTATAATTGACTCAAATGACCGGGTTGCTATCGGTGCTACTACTCGTCCTAACTTGGTGTATGGCTTTGGCTTTTCGGCCAAATGGAAAGGATTGGATTTCAATGCTCATTTCCAGGGAGCTGGCAAGTCGTCTTTCTTTGTCAAAGGTACAACTGTCTTTATGTTCCAAGGTGGTGACGGTTGGGGAAATGTTTTGAAGGAAATGGCAGAAAGCAACCGTTGGATTTTGGGAGAGAATGAAGATCCGAATGCGGAATTCCCACGTTTGACTTATGGTAATAATTCAAATAACTATCAAGAATCTAATTATTGGTTGAGAGATGGCTCTTATCTTCGTCTGAAGACTTTGGATATCGGTTATACTTTTCCGAAAGCTTGGGTTAATAAGATTCATTTGAATCAAGTACGTGTTTTCTTTATCGGAACCAACTTGCTGACATTCTCTCCGTTTAAATATTGGGATCCGGAATTGGGAAGTTCGGACGGAAAGAAATACCCGTTGAACAAGACGCTTTCGTTAGGCGTATCAGTTAATCTATAA
- a CDS encoding IPT/TIG domain-containing protein, whose amino-acid sequence MKKKSDWKTRFIRLCAVVLPLIVLCFTACKDEEKEENLPFDPTKPVVITDFSPKSGGIGNNIILYGENFGNDPKKLKVIVGGKEANIISVKNNILYCVVPRMATEGDVEISVYDDNGEEVAFAEAEEKFTYVKQWLVSTLAGQRFENEKDAFQGEGAFDACGCIKGATWFSFDPKSNFDHLYLTCYNISSIRLIDLEEKTVTMQPSLSATGDKPAIINWTADENQDMIISRDLAKDGNVNVLKKRASEFKTEVKLGESKQRQVVGAFVHPKTGRIYYALYPDQVIYEYDFENKTTTKIATHPRVKETLRMVVHPTGKYAYLLRQYNERGNGYISRMDYNSTTDQFSTPYIVAGSASGSGYRDGVGSRAQLNGPTQGVFVKNPEYAGEEDEYDFYFCDERNHCIRILTPTGRVVTFAGRGNDSSDPGFANGALRSEARFAYPWALAYDEKRKCFYVGERGMNRDGKEQAVIRKIAMEE is encoded by the coding sequence ATGAAAAAGAAAAGTGATTGGAAAACTCGGTTTATCCGATTATGCGCAGTGGTATTGCCATTGATCGTACTTTGCTTTACAGCTTGTAAGGATGAAGAAAAGGAAGAAAACCTTCCTTTCGATCCTACTAAGCCAGTGGTAATTACAGATTTTTCCCCAAAATCGGGTGGTATTGGTAACAATATTATATTGTATGGAGAAAACTTTGGGAACGACCCCAAAAAATTGAAAGTGATAGTTGGTGGTAAAGAAGCTAATATCATTTCAGTTAAGAACAATATATTGTATTGTGTAGTACCACGTATGGCTACTGAAGGTGATGTGGAAATTAGTGTGTATGATGACAATGGTGAAGAAGTGGCTTTTGCTGAAGCAGAAGAAAAGTTTACTTACGTAAAACAGTGGTTAGTTTCTACATTAGCTGGTCAACGTTTTGAGAACGAGAAAGATGCTTTTCAGGGCGAAGGAGCGTTCGATGCATGTGGATGTATAAAAGGAGCTACATGGTTTTCGTTTGATCCGAAATCAAATTTTGACCATTTGTATTTAACTTGTTATAATATAAGTTCTATTCGTCTGATTGATTTGGAAGAAAAAACGGTGACTATGCAGCCTTCCTTAAGTGCTACTGGTGATAAACCTGCTATCATTAATTGGACGGCAGATGAGAATCAAGATATGATTATTTCTCGTGATTTGGCTAAAGATGGAAATGTAAACGTATTGAAGAAACGTGCTTCAGAGTTTAAAACGGAAGTAAAATTAGGCGAATCAAAGCAAAGGCAGGTGGTTGGTGCCTTTGTTCATCCTAAGACGGGAAGGATTTATTATGCTCTTTATCCAGATCAAGTGATTTATGAATATGATTTTGAGAACAAGACAACAACGAAAATAGCTACGCATCCGCGTGTAAAGGAAACATTGCGCATGGTAGTTCATCCTACAGGAAAATATGCCTATTTGCTTCGTCAATACAATGAAAGAGGAAATGGGTATATCTCCCGTATGGACTATAATTCTACTACTGATCAGTTCTCGACCCCTTATATCGTGGCGGGAAGTGCGAGTGGAAGCGGTTATCGTGACGGAGTAGGTAGCAGGGCGCAATTGAATGGTCCTACTCAAGGGGTGTTTGTCAAGAATCCGGAATATGCAGGTGAGGAAGATGAATATGATTTTTATTTCTGTGATGAACGCAATCATTGTATTCGTATTCTGACACCTACAGGAAGAGTAGTAACATTTGCAGGACGTGGAAATGACTCAAGTGATCCTGGTTTTGCAAACGGTGCATTACGTTCAGAAGCTCGCTTCGCTTATCCATGGGCACTTGCATACGATGAAAAGAGAAAATGCTTCTATGTGGGCGAAAGAGGTATGAATCGTGATGGAAAAGAACAAGCGGTGATACGTAAAATTGCTATGGAAGAATAA
- a CDS encoding family 43 glycosylhydrolase → MNYNLIKKNIREIGLMFLSVGLLLFLSCGSDDTKDVSGENGDVNSNQYLQVQPNGLNVIKVSSSDVAQVVYPFSVELKGGSASVALTAQLEAWNEKDLEAYNKEEETDYKLLPSSLYSISAPQITLEQGIASKKVEVKFAPDKVFTEFKKNGTEYVIALRLTSSVAKVRKSQSDFLLHISFDYPTVSLVMPSQEISVSKMSMPVSVDATFNCRADGEIQTNPWNFTCTLAVPSNAEELVAKYNEDYKTSYRLLPSANYDLGEGISFKAGENEATGGIIVKREGMEAVKYLLPVQLREASHESVALHNEICYFKIGMTYTNPVITFSSAADPTVIRTDEGFYLYATQTNSYWIPIYFSKDLVNWEFKRSAFRNATRPKPDVLPDGGAFWAPEIRYINGKYVLYFSWAKWGDGSKSYTAVATSDSPVGDFLNAKPLLITDDFGSNCIDQFYYEEDGKKYMFVGSFNGIYVTELTDDGLSVKRGADGKPVLKKQVCGRAFEGTNIYKKGKYYYLFASINNCCDGIDSRYKVVVGRSENLLGPYVNREGKDMMSNSWTLVLEGDGETFFGPGHNSIIIPDDAGTDWMIYHSYVKENGAVGGRLGMLDRIVWSADGWPTIKKCVPSKGDLLPVFNN, encoded by the coding sequence ATGAATTACAATTTAATTAAAAAAAATATTCGAGAAATAGGGCTAATGTTTCTTAGTGTGGGACTTCTGCTTTTTCTGTCATGTGGTTCTGATGATACTAAGGATGTTTCTGGTGAAAATGGAGATGTCAATTCGAACCAGTATTTACAAGTACAGCCTAATGGACTAAATGTGATTAAAGTTTCCAGTAGTGATGTGGCACAAGTTGTGTACCCTTTCTCTGTAGAATTGAAGGGGGGCAGTGCGAGTGTTGCTCTTACTGCACAGTTGGAAGCGTGGAATGAAAAAGATCTGGAGGCATATAATAAAGAGGAAGAAACTGATTATAAATTGTTGCCCTCTTCATTATATTCGATAAGTGCGCCACAGATTACTCTCGAACAGGGCATTGCTTCGAAGAAAGTAGAGGTGAAATTTGCCCCGGATAAAGTGTTCACTGAATTCAAAAAAAATGGAACAGAATATGTCATTGCATTGAGACTTACTTCATCTGTTGCTAAGGTCCGTAAAAGTCAAAGCGATTTTCTTCTGCATATATCGTTTGATTATCCAACGGTTAGTTTGGTTATGCCATCACAGGAAATTAGTGTTAGTAAAATGTCAATGCCGGTTTCGGTGGATGCTACTTTTAATTGTAGGGCAGACGGAGAAATACAGACTAATCCTTGGAACTTTACGTGCACATTAGCAGTGCCTTCTAATGCAGAGGAACTGGTGGCTAAGTATAATGAGGATTATAAGACTTCTTATCGTCTTCTTCCTTCGGCTAACTATGATTTAGGAGAAGGGATATCTTTTAAAGCTGGAGAGAATGAAGCTACTGGAGGAATTATAGTGAAGCGTGAAGGGATGGAAGCTGTAAAATATTTGTTACCTGTACAGCTAAGGGAGGCTTCTCATGAAAGCGTTGCTCTTCATAATGAAATTTGTTATTTCAAAATAGGTATGACTTATACAAATCCGGTAATAACTTTTTCTAGTGCAGCCGATCCTACGGTTATTCGTACTGATGAAGGCTTTTATTTGTATGCTACTCAAACTAATTCCTATTGGATTCCTATTTATTTTTCTAAAGACTTGGTTAATTGGGAATTTAAAAGAAGTGCTTTCAGAAATGCAACCAGACCTAAACCAGATGTACTTCCTGATGGAGGTGCGTTCTGGGCTCCAGAAATTCGCTATATCAATGGAAAGTATGTGCTTTATTTCTCATGGGCAAAATGGGGCGATGGAAGTAAGAGTTATACGGCGGTTGCTACCTCAGATAGTCCGGTCGGTGATTTCTTAAATGCTAAACCGTTGCTGATAACAGATGATTTCGGTTCCAATTGTATAGACCAGTTTTATTATGAAGAAGATGGCAAGAAATATATGTTTGTCGGAAGCTTCAATGGTATTTATGTGACGGAACTTACGGATGATGGTCTTTCTGTGAAACGGGGAGCAGATGGTAAGCCTGTGCTGAAGAAACAGGTTTGCGGCAGGGCATTTGAAGGCACCAATATTTATAAGAAAGGTAAATACTACTATTTGTTTGCGTCGATTAATAACTGTTGTGATGGAATAGACAGTAGATATAAAGTGGTAGTAGGTCGTTCGGAGAATCTTCTTGGTCCGTATGTAAATAGAGAAGGAAAAGATATGATGAGCAATTCTTGGACACTGGTGCTGGAAGGTGATGGTGAGACGTTCTTTGGTCCTGGCCATAATTCCATTATAATTCCGGACGATGCAGGAACTGACTGGATGATATATCATAGTTATGTAAAAGAGAATGGTGCAGTTGGAGGACGTTTGGGTATGCTTGATCGTATTGTGTGGTCGGCAGACGGCTGGCCGACCATTAAAAAATGTGTGCCTTCAAAGGGAGATTTACTGCCGGTATTTAATAACTGA
- a CDS encoding SGNH/GDSL hydrolase family protein, whose translation MVNRLFCFIIIVLVVCNAYAQLVYHDASLFPLLGKATDFSGARYERFPDSLKHVSRTPLWNLSRNSAGMAIRFRSNSTTVAVKWTVLSNTHMNHMTDTGAKGLDLYCLQKNGNWRFVNSARPKGKTNQAIIIKNMHPEEREYMLYLPLYDGLVSLSVGIDSLATISQPLMDYPIRKKPVVFYGTSILQGGCASRPGMAHTNIISRRLNRECINLGFSGNAFLDLEVAKVIAEVEAGAFVLDFVPNASVAKMKERMETFYRIIRNKHPDTPIIFIEDPIFPHTFYDERVAKEVRRKNDTLKEIFNHLKQQKEKNIIFISSKNMLGEDGEATVDGIHFTDLGMMRYADLVCPVIKKAIR comes from the coding sequence ATGGTGAATAGGTTGTTTTGTTTTATTATAATTGTTCTTGTGGTGTGTAATGCATACGCACAGTTAGTGTATCATGACGCATCCCTTTTTCCACTGTTAGGAAAGGCTACAGATTTTTCCGGAGCACGTTATGAAAGATTCCCGGATTCATTAAAGCATGTATCTCGTACTCCATTATGGAATTTGAGCCGTAATTCTGCCGGAATGGCGATACGTTTTCGCAGTAATTCTACTACAGTAGCTGTCAAGTGGACAGTGCTTTCCAACACTCACATGAACCACATGACTGATACAGGGGCTAAAGGTTTAGATTTGTACTGCCTTCAGAAGAATGGTAACTGGCGTTTTGTCAATAGCGCCCGTCCGAAAGGAAAAACCAATCAGGCAATCATCATAAAAAATATGCATCCTGAAGAAAGAGAATATATGCTTTATCTGCCATTGTATGATGGTCTTGTTTCTCTGTCTGTAGGAATTGACTCATTAGCTACTATCAGTCAGCCGTTAATGGATTATCCAATTCGTAAGAAACCTGTTGTTTTTTATGGGACTAGCATTCTTCAAGGAGGTTGTGCTTCACGTCCGGGGATGGCACATACCAATATCATATCAAGAAGATTAAACCGTGAATGTATCAATTTAGGATTCAGTGGAAATGCATTTCTAGATTTGGAGGTGGCCAAAGTAATAGCTGAAGTAGAAGCTGGTGCTTTTGTTTTGGACTTTGTGCCTAATGCTTCTGTTGCAAAGATGAAAGAACGGATGGAAACATTTTATCGTATCATTCGTAATAAACATCCGGATACACCGATTATTTTTATAGAGGATCCTATTTTCCCTCATACATTTTATGATGAAAGGGTTGCTAAGGAAGTGCGACGAAAGAATGATACGTTGAAAGAGATATTTAATCATTTGAAACAACAAAAAGAAAAGAATATTATCTTTATTTCATCCAAGAATATGCTGGGAGAGGATGGAGAAGCTACTGTAGATGGTATTCATTTTACGGATTTAGGCATGATGAGATATGCCGATTTAGTTTGTCCGGTTATAAAGAAAGCAATTAGATAA
- a CDS encoding endonuclease/exonuclease/phosphatase family protein, whose product MKRVSMRNANRICGNLFLLLAVFLFAGCKSVSRKVMADNTPTVVTKTLRVATQNLWGKPTAVVLDYFNRIDVDVLCAQECGNLSEAEIREKGLYVHTHTNNGQVECSIISRYPFSGVTPHKYGVYIDLGEGIVALVINCHGAYKPYGPYQLEGIAYGGYEPSDDVDKVFEMNREVRQEMVDKLLEDLASATTPFISVSGDFNEPSWLDWTEQTRSAGMTPHALQWPVTCALSEGGLDGDAYRTIHPNPVTHPGYTWTTCPSAKDTRDRIDFTLYKISSNTAVRSCQIIGESYETSDIVLPSFTFEKVFDHRGVRTEFVYSVLK is encoded by the coding sequence ATGAAGAGAGTTAGCATGAGAAATGCAAACCGCATTTGCGGAAATCTATTTTTGTTGTTGGCGGTATTTCTTTTTGCTGGTTGCAAAAGTGTAAGTAGAAAAGTGATGGCCGACAACACGCCCACAGTCGTAACAAAAACATTAAGAGTTGCTACGCAGAATTTGTGGGGTAAACCGACTGCTGTGGTTCTAGATTATTTCAACAGGATAGATGTTGATGTGCTTTGTGCGCAAGAATGTGGTAATCTTTCCGAAGCGGAGATTAGGGAAAAAGGGCTTTATGTGCATACTCATACCAACAATGGGCAAGTGGAATGCAGCATTATCTCGCGATACCCCTTTTCGGGCGTTACTCCCCATAAATATGGAGTTTATATCGACTTGGGTGAGGGGATTGTAGCTTTGGTGATAAATTGTCATGGGGCATATAAGCCTTATGGACCATATCAGTTAGAAGGAATTGCGTATGGCGGCTATGAGCCTTCTGATGATGTGGATAAAGTGTTTGAGATGAATAGGGAAGTGCGTCAGGAAATGGTAGACAAACTGCTGGAGGATTTGGCTTCGGCTACTACTCCATTTATATCTGTCTCCGGTGATTTCAACGAACCGTCTTGGCTTGATTGGACGGAACAGACGCGATCGGCCGGTATGACGCCTCACGCCTTGCAGTGGCCTGTCACTTGTGCGTTATCGGAAGGTGGTCTTGATGGTGATGCATACCGGACTATACATCCCAATCCGGTGACACATCCCGGATATACCTGGACAACCTGTCCGAGTGCGAAGGATACGAGGGACCGCATTGATTTTACGCTTTATAAAATATCTTCCAATACAGCTGTAAGGAGTTGTCAGATAATAGGCGAGAGTTATGAAACCTCCGACATCGTTCTCCCTTCTTTTACTTTCGAAAAAGTGTTCGACCATAGAGGAGTACGAACGGAGTTTGTATATTCTGTCTTAAAGTAG
- a CDS encoding glycoside hydrolase family 105 protein: protein MKKNYLIYALWMAVFLSSNVISAQNYFGDFPVKADPKTVGNKLSKRLMETKHQLYGDRGIHYAEVCTWYGALRFAELTNNKELIKLLRNRFELLFHLEKELLPPPIHVDQNMFGCLPLRFYNITKDKRYLDLGLPYADTQWQLPANANEEERKWDKKGYSWQTRLWIDDMYMITIVQSEAYKATGDPKYINRAAKEMVLYLDELQHPNGLFYHAPDVPYYWGRGDGWMAVGMTELLYNLPEKDPNRARIMKGYLLMMDNLKKYVNKDGLWNQLITEPDFWTETSGSAMFAYAMIVGVNNGWLDKEEYAPVARRAWLGLCNYINDKNDLTEVCIGTGKKNSKQYYMDRPRIAGDYHGQAPIIWCAYALLNQ from the coding sequence ATGAAAAAGAATTATTTGATTTATGCTTTATGGATGGCCGTTTTTTTGAGCTCGAATGTGATTTCCGCTCAAAATTATTTTGGAGATTTTCCTGTAAAGGCTGATCCTAAGACTGTTGGAAATAAACTTAGTAAGCGTTTAATGGAGACCAAACATCAATTGTATGGTGATAGAGGAATACATTATGCAGAGGTGTGTACATGGTACGGAGCCCTTCGTTTTGCAGAATTGACAAATAATAAAGAATTGATCAAGCTGTTGAGAAATCGTTTCGAACTATTGTTCCACCTGGAAAAGGAACTCCTTCCTCCACCCATACACGTAGACCAGAATATGTTTGGTTGTCTGCCTCTAAGATTTTATAATATAACGAAAGATAAGCGTTATTTGGATCTAGGACTGCCCTATGCTGATACTCAATGGCAACTTCCTGCCAATGCAAACGAAGAGGAACGTAAATGGGATAAAAAGGGATACTCTTGGCAAACTCGTCTTTGGATTGATGATATGTATATGATTACTATTGTGCAATCTGAGGCTTATAAAGCTACTGGTGATCCTAAGTATATCAATAGAGCTGCCAAAGAAATGGTTCTGTATTTGGATGAATTGCAACATCCCAACGGTCTTTTCTATCATGCACCGGATGTACCTTATTATTGGGGACGTGGTGATGGTTGGATGGCTGTCGGTATGACGGAGCTGCTTTATAACTTACCGGAGAAAGATCCTAATCGTGCACGTATCATGAAAGGTTACTTGTTGATGATGGATAATCTGAAAAAATACGTCAATAAAGATGGACTTTGGAACCAGCTGATTACCGAACCGGACTTTTGGACAGAGACATCTGGCTCGGCAATGTTTGCCTATGCTATGATTGTGGGTGTCAACAACGGCTGGCTGGATAAAGAAGAATATGCTCCGGTGGCACGTCGTGCATGGCTTGGCTTATGTAATTATATTAATGACAAGAACGATCTTACTGAAGTTTGTATTGGAACCGGAAAGAAAAACAGTAAACAATATTATATGGATCGCCCCCGTATTGCTGGTGATTATCATGGACAGGCACCGATAATATGGTGTGCTTATGCTTTACTGAACCAATAA